From the Acidimicrobiales bacterium genome, the window CCGCCGTGCGCCTCGCCGAACAACTGGGCGGCACCTACTGGTTGTGGGGTCCCGCCGAGGACGGCTACGACGACGAGTTGGCGCGCATCCTCGCCGCCGCGACCTGCCCGGTGGTGCGGGGCACGAGCGGGGAATCGGCCGTCGACCTCTACGGCGCCGCCGACGCCGTGTTGTTCCCCAGCACCTGGGAGGGGTTCGGCAATCCCCCCGTCGAGGCGGCCATCCACCGAGTCCCGTGTGCGGTCGGTTCCTACCCCGTGGCCGATGAACTGCGGGCCCTCGGGCTGGAGTGGTATCCGGCCGACGACCCCGAGCCACTGCGCCACGCGATCGAGCACCCCGACGAGGCCCGACTCGAACGGAACCGACGCATCGCGGTCGAACGATTGTCGCTCGATGCCATGCGCGACGAGATCGCCGCCCTCCTCGCCGAGCCGGGGTGGCTGGCCGGGCGCCTACAGTGAACGCCGTGGCCCCCGACGACGATCCGATCCTCATCCAGCGGGCCAAGGCACTCCGGCTCGCCAACACGGGACAGCGGATCGGCTACCTGCTCTACGCCATCGCGATCATCGTGTTCCTCATCGGCCTCGTGACCGACTTCAACGGCACCGTCTCCGCGATCGTGACCTTCGGGGTCATCGCGGGGTCGATCGTCCTCGCCCCCGCCATCCTCGCGGGCTACGCGGTGAAGGCAGCTGTTCGAGACGACCTGGAGCACGGTCGAGACATCGGCTGACCCGGCGCGTTCGCTAGGGTGCCGCCGTGACCGTCCGCCTTCCCGCCGCCGAACGACGAGTGCAGCTGCTCGCGGCCGCGCGTTCGGTGTTCGCGGCGGAGGGATTCCAGAGCGCGACGATGGAGACGGTCGCCGGCGAGGCGGGCATCACCAAGCCGGTGCTCTACCAACACTTCTCGTCGAAACGGGAGCTCTTCCTCGAGCTACTCCGCGATGTCGGCGACCGGCTCGCCGCCGAGGTCGGCGAGGCCGCCCGGGCCGCGCCGACGGGAGAGGCGAAGGTCGTCGAGGGGTTCGCCGCCTACTTCCGTTTCGTCGACGATCACCCCGACGACTTCCGTCTCCTCTTCGGAGAAGGGGTCCGCACCGACCCCGACTTCGCGCGGGCCGTGGCCGACGTCGAGCGTCAGCTGGCGATCTTCATCGCCGCCCTGATCGAGATCGACGACCTGAACGAGGCCGACCGGCTGGTGCTCGCCCACGGCATTCTCGGCATGGCCGAAGCCACGGGCCGACACTGGATCGCGGCCGGCGGACACGGCGATGTCGATGCCCTCGCGGCGCGGGTGGCCGATCTCGCCTGGCTGGGACTACGGGGTCGACGGCGCTGACCACACCGCTCTCATGAAGCAGCTCTCATGAGCAGCTCTCATGAAACAGTGCGGCCGCCGTGTTCGGGCGGCGGCGTGATGTCGATCGGCTCCGCCGGAATCTCCCCCGCCACCAGGGCGGGCAGGAACTCCCGCAACCGGTAGGGCACGGTCGGCTCGTCGTTGGCCAGCAGGTCGTCGAGGGTCCACCACTGCGCCCCCTGGAACGCAGCCGCTTCGAGCGCCTCGAGGCCCCGCGGGTTGTATTCGCCCCCGTCACACCAGGCGACATGGATGAAGTCGTCGGACTCGAAGTGGTAGCCGGCGAAGGTGTACTCGGTCTGCTGGGTCCAGACACACGGCCCCATCTCGACATCGGGAATGCCGGTCTCCTCGTGCAACTCGCGCAGTGCGGCATGCCCCGACGGCTCGCCTCGCCCCATTCCCCCGCCGGGGATCTCCCACCACTCGGGCTTGTAGGGATCGACAGGATCCTCCGCACGGATCAGGAAGATCCGACCTTCCCGGTCGAGAAGCACCGTGCGGGCACAGGGGCGCCGGAAGCTGAAGGACATTCGCGGCAACCTAGCCCTTCGGGGCGATCTCTCGGAGGAGGACTTCCTGGGCGACCGACGCGACGTGGACACCGTCGCGGGTCCAGATCTCACCGAACGAGATGCCACGGGCGCCGTAGACCCCCGACGACCGGAAGTCGTGGAGGCACCACTCGTCGGCCCGCGCCGGCCGATGGAACCAGACCGTGTGGTCGAGACTCGCGCCCATGTAGGGATGCTCGTAGTCCTCCTCCATGACGAATCGCGCCCGCCCGGCGGGGTGGACGATCTCGACCGCGTCGGTCGCCACGTCGTCGCTGGCGAAGGCATGACCGAGCAGGTGCATCAGCGGGTCGTCGCCGATGTCGGGCACCCGGACCCACGCCCGGGCCAGGTTCTCGTCGTGGGGCATCGGCCGCCGTTGGAGGAGCGGGGACCAGTCGACCGCGGGCAGATCCTCGGGCGGCGCGACCGGAGACGGCATACCGATCGACGTCGCATCGGCCGCCTCCTCGTGGATCTGGAACGAGGCCGAGAGGTTGAGGATCGCACCGCTGGACTGGCGGGCGACCACCCGTCGGGTGACGAACGAACGTCCGTCGCGAATACGGTCGACCTCGAACCGGATGGGCTGATCGGAGTCGCCACCGCGGATGAAGTAGGCGTGCATCGAATGGGGGACGTAGCCGTCGGGGACGGTCCGCGCGGCGGCCCACAGCCCCTGGGCGGCGACCTGGCCGCCGTAGACCCGGCCCCACGGATAGCGAGCGCTCCCGCCGACCCACACATCGGGGCCGTGCTCGGCCATCTCGAACAACTGGGCGAAACGAGTGATGTCGCTGCTCACGGCCGTCGACCCTATCCAGCCGCGGTGCCGCCAACGCCCGCCACGTGCCACGATCACCCGGTGAGCACTCGGCCGTTCCAACTCCGCACCCTGACGATCGGCGACGATCCGGCGACCTGGGTGGCCGCCGGATTCATGGTCGACGGCGGCACGATCCGCGTGGGGAACACCATGATCTCGCTCGTCGGAACCGACCGGGGCAGAGGGATCCTCACGGCGAACGTCGACGGCCTCGCCGGACGGATCGACGGCATGCCCTTCGACGGTACGCAGCCCGACCCCGCCGAACCCGTGCCTGTCCACGCCAACGGCGTGATCGCCCTCGATCATCTCGTCGCCATGAGCCCCGACATGGACCGCACCACCGAGGCGCTGTCCCTCTCCGGCCTGGAACCGCGTCGGACCCGGACCTTCGACGCGGGCGGCAGCACCCGGCGGCAGTGCTTCTTCTGGATGGGCGACGTCATCCTCGAGCTGGCCGGCGACGACGACGCCCACGGCGACGGCCCGGCGCTCCTCTGGGGACTCGCGTTCACCTGTGCCGACCTCGACGAATCGGCCCGACGACTGGGCGAGCGACTCGGCCCTGCGAAACCCGCCGTTCAGAAGGCCCGGGAGATCGCGACGTTGCGCACGAAGGAACTCGACATCTCGGTTCCCATCGTGCTCATGTCCCCCCACCCCGACGACGACGCGCCCGAACCCGCCGATGCGTGAACTCGCCGCGGCCGGAGTCGCCGTCGCCGTGCTGCTCGCGGGCTGCAGCGCCTCCGACGCACCACCGACGCCCACCACTTCGACGACCACCCTGCTGCCGACGACCCTGCTCCCGACAACCCCGCTCCCGACAACCCCGCCGGCCACGACCGGCCGCCCTGTCACCACGTCGTCAACCACAACGACGACATCGACGGTGGCACCGCCGCGGGACCCGGCCGACCCGGACTATCCGACCGTTCCGCCCCGACCCACGCCGAGCTACCCGGTTGCCGGACGGTGACGGACCGCGCCGCTCGGCGTGATCCTCACCTCACCGCCGTCGGCATCGACCGGGGCGACGGCGGTGCCGTCGACGATCAGACTCATCGACTGGTCATCGGTCGCCGGCCACAGCACCGACACTGCGGAATTGTGGGCGAGGGCGGCCGCGGCCCGGCGGCCGATAGACACGATCATGTCGCCACCGTCGAACCCCACGATCGAGTGGGTGACGCGGGGCGGACCATCGGTCGACGACACCAACACGTAGGCGCTGTCGCCGAAATCGGCGGCCGCCGCCTCGATCTCCCCGACGGGTATCTGGATGCTCATGGGAGAAACCTAGCAACAGGGCTTTTGGCCCAGGGCAGACGTGCCGATGGAACCCCATCGTGCGTGTCTCCTATCGGGTGCTCTCCGTTGTCCTGGGACTCTTCGTCGTCGTTTCGACGACTGTCGTCGACGCGCAGACGCAGACGTCGGTCGACTTCCCCGATGCGGAAACCCTGGCGACCGACGGGGCGGCCATCGAGAACATCCTCGCCGAGGTCGGCCTCGACGCATCGTGGCGCTCGACCCTCGACTTCCATCCGGGAGCCCGTGCCTTGACGGTCGACTACCGCGACGGGTCGGAGTCGGAGGTCGCGGCGCTGATCCGCACCAGCTTCGAGCTGGCCGCGGTCACCAGCGAACGCGTCGAGACCGTGTCGGACCTGCGCGAGACCGCAACCCGACTCGACGCGGCGTTCGACGAGGAGCGCGACCGCGAGATCGAACGAAACCGGGCCGACGCCTACTTCCAGGGCATCAACGCCCTCACCCAGGCGGTGGCGATCGACGTCTTCGCCGGCGAGGACCCGTCGACCTCGGCAATTCTCGGCCTCGACGGATTCGCCCTGACCGCCGCCCAACGCGAGTTCGAGCTGACCAACTCGACGCTCGACGAGATGCTGTCGCAACGCCAGGCCGCCGAGGACGATCTCCACGCGGCGATCGACGCGTACGAGAACGCGGTCGCCGCCCGCACCCGGCTCGAGGACCGACACGCGACACTCGTCGAACAGGCGAGCGAGCTCAACGCCACCCGTCGTTCGCTCGACGCGTCCGCCCGGGCGATGCTGCCCGCTGCCGCCGAGGCCTACACGCTCGCCGTGATCCCGGGGCAGCCGGGCATGACGGCGAAGGCGCTCAACGCGTACCTGCGAGCCGAGCAGACCCTGGCCACCCTGTCGCCGTCGTGCCACGTCTCGTGGCGGACCATCGCCGCGATCGCCTCGGTCGAGAGCGTCCACGGCGAGTACGGCGGCGGGCGCCTCCTCGCCGACGGTCGACCGAACCGACCGATCGTCGGCCTCGCGCTCAACGGGCAGACCGTCGACAACTACGGCAACGCGACGGCGAATCTGACCGACACCGACGGGGGCCGCTACGACGGCGACCCGACCCACGATCGCGCCGTCGGACCGTTGCAGTTCATCCCCCAGACCTGGGACCGGTGGGGCCTCGACGCCGATGGCGACGGTGAGCGCGACCCGCAGGACATCGACGACGCCGCGCTCAGCGCCGGCGCGTACCTGTGCAACTACGGCTCACTGCGGAACTGGGCGACCTGGTCCGTCGCGATCTTCGGCTACAACCACTCCGGTGCCTACGTGAACTCGGTCAAGGCGTCACTCGATCGGGTCCAGCGCCTGCATCTCCCCGAGTTCGAGGGCGACGAACTGCTCCGCCAGCGCATCCCCTACGGCGCCTGGGTGCCCATCCCCGACGACCTCGGCAACGAGCCCGACCCCGGCGAGGAGCAGGCACCTACCGAAGCAGCGGAGTGACGTCGCCCCGTTCGCCGTCGACGATCCAATCGTCGGTGCCGACGAAGCGGGCGAGATCGTCGAGCGCCGGGCGCAGGGCGTCCGCCACCGCGCCGGCGGACCGTCCCTCCTCTGCGTAGGCCGCCTTCACCCGCAGTACCCCCTCGGCGCGATCGGTCTTGAGATCGACGCGGCCGACGAGCTCGTCGCCGAGCAGGAAGGGCAGGACGTAGTAGCCATGGACCCGCTTGTGGGCCGGTGTGTAGATCTCGATCCGGTAGTCGAAGCCGAACACCCGTGACGCTCGCTCCCGGAACCACACCACCGGATCGAACGGCGAGAGCAGGGTGCACGCGCCGATCGCCCGGGGCCGGACCGCGTCGGGGTGCAGGAGGGCGGGCCGTGACCACCCTTCGACCTCCGCCTCGATCAGACGCCCGTCCTCGACGAGCTCCGCCAACCGAGCCTTGGCCGGCACCTTCGGGAGCCGGTGGTAGTCGACGAGGTCGGGAGCGGCCGCGATGCCATGGCTCCGGGCAGCCCGCATGAGCAGCTCGCGATGGGCATCCTCCTCGGTGGGGGTCGGTCGGTTCCGAACGGCCGGGGGGACGATCCGCTCGAGGAGGTCGAACTCCTTCACGAAACCGGGCTTGCGACGGATCCCGACCTCACCGATCCGGAACAGCCAGTCGAGGGCGACGGCGCCGTGGGAGCGATCGCCCCACCACTCCCCTTCCTGACGCCGCGGCTCGACCAGTTCGCCCGGTGCCAGGGGTCGCTCGCGGACCTGGGCGAGCACCTCGTCGACATAGGCCGGGTCGCTCTCCGCCAGCTTCGCCAGATGACCCCACGTCTCGCCCTGACGCGCCCGGTCCTTCGACCACCGCAGCAGGGGTTCGTCGTCGATCGGCAGCAGCGACGCCTCGTGACACCAGGCTTCGAACCACTCGTCGTCGGCGTAGGCGATGCGATCGAGCAGGCCCGGGTCGTAGGGCCCGAGTCGCGAGAACGCCGGCATGTACTGGGTGCGCATGACGACGGGCACCGAGTCGAGCTGCAAGAGCTGGAGGCGCCCCATGACCCGACGGAGGTGCCGCCGGTCGACCGCGCCGCGCGGTCGCGGGTCACGGAACCCCTGGGCGGCGAGTGCGATGCGGCGGGCGGCCGCGGCGGAGATGCGAACCGTCATGCCAGGTGGCCGGCGAGGGCGACGACATCGGGCAGACGCCAGTGGTCGTGGTCGGCGTGGTACTCGAAGGGATCGAGCTGCACCACCGGCATCCCGGCCGCGGCCGCGCCGCGCACGTCGGCGTGGACGGTGTCGCCGACGTAGAGCGTGCGGGCGGCGTCGGTTCCCAATGCGTCGAGTGCAGGAGCGAAGATCCGCGGATCGGGTTTGGCGATACCCAACAGACCGGAATCGACGATCGCCGCGACCGCAGGCAGCGCACCGGGGCCGATCTGGCACAGCCCGAGGTCTCGGCACTGCTCGATCGCGGTGCCGTTGTTGTTCGTCACGACGGCGACCGGCCGATCCTCGGCGATCTCGTGGAACGCGGCGCGGTTGTCCTCGAGCACATGGGTCCAGATGGCCGTGCTGTCACCCGTGACCCGCGCCGTGTGGCGGGCGAGCATGGCCGTTTGCAATGTCGCACCGGCCAGCCCGGCCGACGCGAAGTACGCCAGGTCATACGTCTCCCACACCGACGCGTCGGCCTCGGAGACGGGATGGTCCGAAAGGGATGCGCTGATGGCCGCCACGCCGGCATAGTGCGCGAGTCGGGCGGCCGCGCCGTCGAACTCGAACTCGACGCCGGCGGCGCGCACGAGGGCTGCGACGGGGTCGGGGGCCGGCACGACGAACACGCCGCCCATGTCGAACACGACGGCATCGATCCGGTCCGGCGAAACCGGGGCGGAGGAGATCATGGCGGGACCGTACACTCCCCCGATGCCGTCGTCGCAGGACCCCGAGCGGCGGTTCTCCGGCTGGCGGATCGTCGCGCTGGCCACCATCACCCTCGGGCTCACCGGTCCCGGCCAGACCATCGGGGTGTCGGTCTTCATCGACCACTTCACCGCCGACCTCGACATCGAGAAGAGCTGGGTCACCGCGGGCTATCTCGTCGGCACCCTGTGCGGTTCGCTCGCCATGCCGACGATCGGGCGGTGGGTCGACCGCTTCGGCGTTCGCCGGGCCATGTTCGCGATCGCCGCGTGCTTCTCCGTCGCCCTCGTCGCGATGTCGGGCGTGCAGGGGATCATCAGCCTGACGGCGGGCTTCGTGTTCATCCGCATGCTCGGTCAGGGCGCCCTGTCGTTGGTGTCGACGGTGGCGGTCTCGTTGTGGTTCGAGGAGCGCCGAGGTACGGCGATCAGCATCGCCGTCACCATCTCGGCCGCTCTCATGGCCCTCGTCCCCTTCGCCCTCGACGCCATCATCGGTGAGATCGGCTGGCGCGGCGCGTGGCTCGTCGCGGCCGGCGCCGTCGCCGTGATCGTGCTGCCGATCGCGTGGTTCGGGATGATCGATCGGCCGAGCGACGTGGGCCAGTTCGTCGACGGGATCGCTCCGGCCGAGGGCGACGACCCCGACGTGGAGGTCTGGGGCATGGATCGGGCGGCGGCGCTGCGGCGCTACGAGTTCTGGGTGCTCGCCGGGGCCGGCGCGGCCGTTGCCAGCCTCGTGACCGGGCTCAACTTCCACCAGATCGCCCTGCTCGGGGAATCGGGATTCACGAGCGGCGAGGCAGCCGCATTGTTCCTTCCCCAGATGATCGGGTCGAGCATCGGCTCGCCGGCGATGGGGATCGCCCTCGATCGTGTCGGCACCCGTTTCGCGCCGGCGATCCAGATGACCTTGCTCGCTGCGACCCTCGTCGTCGCCGGGACCGCCGCGTCGACCGCGGCCGTGGTCGGCTACGCGATCCTCCTCGGCCTGACCGCGGGGGCATCACGCAGCCTGACCGGCGTCCTCGCGCCGCGCTGGTTCGGGACCCGCCACCTCGGGTCGATCCAGGGGTCGCTCACCTTCGCCGGGGTGATGGCCTCGGCCTCGGGGCCCTTCGCCTTCTCGCTCACCGAGATCGCCACGGGCGGCTATCGGGCGACCGCGATCGCGTGGGGGCTCGCACCGGCGGCGTTCGCCGCGTTCCTCTTCGCGCGACCACCCGCGGGCGGGAGCGTCGCCGTCACACCACCAGGTTGACCATCCGGCCCGGCACGTAGATCGCCTTGCGCAGATCCTTGCCGCCGACGTGGGTGGCGACGTTGTCGTCGGCCAGGGCCGCGGCGATGGCGGTCGCCTCGTCGGCGTCGACCGCGAGCACCACCTTGCCCCGGACCTTGCCGTTGACCTGGACGGGCAACTCGACGGTGTCGTCGACCAGCAGCGCGGGGTCGGCCTCGGGGAACGGCGCCCGGGTGACCGAGCCCTGGCCTCCCATGCGGTTCCAGAGCTCCTCGGCCACGTGGGGAACGAGCGGTGACAGCATCCGGACGATGGCATCGGCCACCTCGCGCGGGGTGGCGGTGTCACGCTTGGTCAGCTCGTTGTTCAGCTCCGTGATCTTGGCGATGGCGGTGTTGAACCGCAGGTTGTCCATGTCGGCGCGCACGCCGTCGATGGTGCGGTGCAGCATCTTGCGCAGCTCGTCGTCGGCGGCTTCGTCACCGATGGTCAGCTCGCCGGTGTCTTCGTCGACGAGATTGCGCCAGACCCGCTGCA encodes:
- a CDS encoding TetR/AcrR family transcriptional regulator, whose amino-acid sequence is MTVRLPAAERRVQLLAAARSVFAAEGFQSATMETVAGEAGITKPVLYQHFSSKRELFLELLRDVGDRLAAEVGEAARAAPTGEAKVVEGFAAYFRFVDDHPDDFRLLFGEGVRTDPDFARAVADVERQLAIFIAALIEIDDLNEADRLVLAHGILGMAEATGRHWIAAGGHGDVDALAARVADLAWLGLRGRRR
- a CDS encoding NUDIX domain-containing protein → MSFSFRRPCARTVLLDREGRIFLIRAEDPVDPYKPEWWEIPGGGMGRGEPSGHAALRELHEETGIPDVEMGPCVWTQQTEYTFAGYHFESDDFIHVAWCDGGEYNPRGLEALEAAAFQGAQWWTLDDLLANDEPTVPYRLREFLPALVAGEIPAEPIDITPPPEHGGRTVS
- a CDS encoding thioesterase family protein, which encodes MSSDITRFAQLFEMAEHGPDVWVGGSARYPWGRVYGGQVAAQGLWAAARTVPDGYVPHSMHAYFIRGGDSDQPIRFEVDRIRDGRSFVTRRVVARQSSGAILNLSASFQIHEEAADATSIGMPSPVAPPEDLPAVDWSPLLQRRPMPHDENLARAWVRVPDIGDDPLMHLLGHAFASDDVATDAVEIVHPAGRARFVMEEDYEHPYMGASLDHTVWFHRPARADEWCLHDFRSSGVYGARGISFGEIWTRDGVHVASVAQEVLLREIAPKG
- a CDS encoding lytic murein transglycosylase, whose protein sequence is MRVSYRVLSVVLGLFVVVSTTVVDAQTQTSVDFPDAETLATDGAAIENILAEVGLDASWRSTLDFHPGARALTVDYRDGSESEVAALIRTSFELAAVTSERVETVSDLRETATRLDAAFDEERDREIERNRADAYFQGINALTQAVAIDVFAGEDPSTSAILGLDGFALTAAQREFELTNSTLDEMLSQRQAAEDDLHAAIDAYENAVAARTRLEDRHATLVEQASELNATRRSLDASARAMLPAAAEAYTLAVIPGQPGMTAKALNAYLRAEQTLATLSPSCHVSWRTIAAIASVESVHGEYGGGRLLADGRPNRPIVGLALNGQTVDNYGNATANLTDTDGGRYDGDPTHDRAVGPLQFIPQTWDRWGLDADGDGERDPQDIDDAALSAGAYLCNYGSLRNWATWSVAIFGYNHSGAYVNSVKASLDRVQRLHLPEFEGDELLRQRIPYGAWVPIPDDLGNEPDPGEEQAPTEAAE
- a CDS encoding crosslink repair DNA glycosylase YcaQ family protein, which produces MTVRISAAAARRIALAAQGFRDPRPRGAVDRRHLRRVMGRLQLLQLDSVPVVMRTQYMPAFSRLGPYDPGLLDRIAYADDEWFEAWCHEASLLPIDDEPLLRWSKDRARQGETWGHLAKLAESDPAYVDEVLAQVRERPLAPGELVEPRRQEGEWWGDRSHGAVALDWLFRIGEVGIRRKPGFVKEFDLLERIVPPAVRNRPTPTEEDAHRELLMRAARSHGIAAAPDLVDYHRLPKVPAKARLAELVEDGRLIEAEVEGWSRPALLHPDAVRPRAIGACTLLSPFDPVVWFRERASRVFGFDYRIEIYTPAHKRVHGYYVLPFLLGDELVGRVDLKTDRAEGVLRVKAAYAEEGRSAGAVADALRPALDDLARFVGTDDWIVDGERGDVTPLLR
- a CDS encoding HAD family hydrolase; its protein translation is MISSAPVSPDRIDAVVFDMGGVFVVPAPDPVAALVRAAGVEFEFDGAAARLAHYAGVAAISASLSDHPVSEADASVWETYDLAYFASAGLAGATLQTAMLARHTARVTGDSTAIWTHVLEDNRAAFHEIAEDRPVAVVTNNNGTAIEQCRDLGLCQIGPGALPAVAAIVDSGLLGIAKPDPRIFAPALDALGTDAARTLYVGDTVHADVRGAAAAGMPVVQLDPFEYHADHDHWRLPDVVALAGHLA
- a CDS encoding MFS transporter, with protein sequence MPSSQDPERRFSGWRIVALATITLGLTGPGQTIGVSVFIDHFTADLDIEKSWVTAGYLVGTLCGSLAMPTIGRWVDRFGVRRAMFAIAACFSVALVAMSGVQGIISLTAGFVFIRMLGQGALSLVSTVAVSLWFEERRGTAISIAVTISAALMALVPFALDAIIGEIGWRGAWLVAAGAVAVIVLPIAWFGMIDRPSDVGQFVDGIAPAEGDDPDVEVWGMDRAAALRRYEFWVLAGAGAAVASLVTGLNFHQIALLGESGFTSGEAAALFLPQMIGSSIGSPAMGIALDRVGTRFAPAIQMTLLAATLVVAGTAASTAAVVGYAILLGLTAGASRSLTGVLAPRWFGTRHLGSIQGSLTFAGVMASASGPFAFSLTEIATGGYRATAIAWGLAPAAFAAFLFARPPAGGSVAVTPPG